In one Nicotiana tomentosiformis chromosome 6, ASM39032v3, whole genome shotgun sequence genomic region, the following are encoded:
- the LOC104086441 gene encoding heat stress transcription factor A-1-like, whose product MEAIHEIGNSPPPFLCKTYEMVDDLSTDSVVSWSKSNNSFVVWNVLEFSRDILPKYFKHNNFSSFVRQLNTYGYRKVDADCWEFANEGFLRGHKHLLKTISRRKPSQMQVHQDTASQVQSVSVESCVEVGKFGIEEEVERLKRDKSIHMEELVKLKQQQQATDHCLENVGQRLHLMEQREQQTMSFLAKALQSPGFIAELIHQHNEGNRRIHGMKKKRRFPNQEEEIYAGKPVSTLHDRQIVRYQPLMNEAAKALLQKILKTNASGRLETKVKNTNGFLTSHGHAFENTLDSAGICSHISGVTLPQLPTSSQSNLTSDSGFPFNSYLSAIPEIQYSPSLIPGEAKVPHFPGLNALNFQIDHVLPEVSEGHGINILDNFGITDLKRSGTGDLPDIDRMQGIVDGVTSVVPDRFSTDTDIDVFFDEMPKLPGINDIFWDHILSTSPLTGDKHEIGSLALEDGLAKEEDVPGIQESAFDKKKHMSYLT is encoded by the exons ATGGAAGCAATTCATGAGATAGGAAATTCGCCACCGCCTTTTCTGTGCAAGACGTATGAGATGGTGGACGATTTGTCGACCGATTCAGTGGTGTCTTGGAGTAAGAGTAATAACAGCTTCGTCGTCTGGAACGTGCTGGAGTTTTCGAGAGATATTTTGCCCAAGTATTTTAAGCACAATAATTTCTCCAGCTTTGTTAGGCAGTTGAATACTTAT GGTTACAGGAAGGTTGATGCAGACTGCTGGGAATTTGCAAATGAGGGATTCCTTAGAGGCCACAAACACCTGTTGAAGACCATAAGTAGGCGAAAACCATCTCAAATGCAGGTCCATCAGGACACCGCCTCCCAAGTGCAAAGTGTATCTGTTGAATCTTGTGTTGAAGTTGGGAAGTTTGGAATAGAAGAAGAGGTTGAAAGGCTTAAAAGAGATAAAAGTATTCATATGGAGGAGCTAGTCAAGTTGAAACAGCAGCAGCAGGCAACAGACCACTGCTTAGAGAATGTTGGGCAGCGTCTTCATTTAATGGAGCAAAGAGAACAGCAAACCATGTCATTCCTTGCTAAGGCCTTGCAGAGCCCTGGCTTTATAGCCGAGCTTATTCATCAACACAATGAAGGTAACAGGCGCATTCATGGGatgaaaaagaagaggagatttCCCAACCAGGAAGAAGAAATTTATGCAGGCAAGCCTGTCAGTACTTTGCATGACAGGCAGATAGTCCGTTACCAGCCTTTAATGAATGAGGCAGCAAAAGCATTGCTGCAGAAGATCCTGAAAACTAATGCATCTGGTAGGCTGGAAACCAAAGTTAAGAATACAAATGGTTTTTTGACTAGTCATGGCCATGCTTTCGAAAATACATTAGACAGTGCTGGTATATGCAGTCATATTTCTGGGGTTACCCTTCCACAACTGCCAACTTCTTCACAATCTAATCTGACGTCGGATTCAGGATTTCCATTCAACTCTTATTTATCTGCCATTCCTGAGATCCAATATTCTCCTAGTCTGATTCCTGGGGAAGCCAAAGTCCCTCACTTTCCTGGTTTAAATGCACTTAACTTTCAGATAGACCATGTTCTGCCTGAAGTTTCAGAAGGACATGGGATAAATATACTGGACAATTTTGGAATAACTGACCTTAAGCGGTCGGGAACTGGGGATTTGCCAGACATTGACAGAATGCAAGGCATTGTGGATGGTGTAACATCAGTTGTCCCTGATAGATTTTCCACAGATACTGATATTGATGTCTTTTTTGACGAGATGCCTAAGCTTCCAGGCATTAATGACATTTTCTGGGATCACATTCTTTCTACAAGCCCTCTCACTGGGGATAAGCATGAGATTGGTTCTCTAGCATTAGAAGATGGTTTAGCGAAGGAAGAGGATGTTCCAGGAATTCAAGAGAGTGCTTTCGATAAAAAGAAGCATATGAGTTATCTTACTTAA
- the LOC104092777 gene encoding syntaxin-22-like has protein sequence MSFESSGRCLYVQGGGGSWGQQTKKTITIPCASDHHQSIVAYVFQINTSVATFQRLVNILGSPKDTLQFRHKLHGTRQKIGELIKETSAELKQAIESDQHSQSSATRKIANGKLAKDFQSVVKKFQKAQQLAAQREAAYTPFISQETNPCRSQELQISSSARPESSSVILLECKRQELVHLEHEILLNEAIIEEREQGIMEIQQQIGEVNEMFKDMALLVHDQGIMLDDISSNIQSSHDATARAAQQLTKASKIQPCNSSMSCLLVVIFGVILLIIIVLVVA, from the exons ATGAGCTTTGAATCTTCAGGCAGGTGTTTATATGTTCAAGGAGGAGGTGGATCATGGGGACAACAAACAAAGAAAACCATCACAATCCCTTGTGCTTCTGATCATCATCAGTCCATAGTAGCCTATGTGTTTCAAATCAACACGAGTGTCGCAACTTTTCAACGCCTCGTTAATATACTCGGATCTCCCAAGGACACTCTTCAATTCCGCCACAAACT CCACGGAACAAGGCAGAAAATTGGCGAATTGATAAAAGAAACTTCAGCTGAGCTTAAGCAAGCCATTGAATCTGACCAACATTCTCAATCTAGT GCCACCAGGAAGATTGCTAATGGTAAGCTTGCTAAGGATTTCCAATCTGTTGTTAAAAAGTTTCAGAAGGCACAGCAACTTGCAGCACAGAGAGAAGCAGCTTACACTCCTTTCATTTCCCAGGAAACCAATCCATGCCG AAGTCAAGAGCTTCAGATAAGTTCATCAGCTAGGCCCGAGAGCAGTTCTGTTATCCTTCTGGAATGCAAaag ACAGGAGCTCGTACACTTGGAACATGAGATTCTTCTCAATGAAGCCATCATTGAAGAAAGAGAGCAAGGAATAATGGAAATCCAACAGCAGATTGGAGAAGTGAATGAGATGTTCAAGGATATGGCGTTATTGGTCCATGACCAAGGAATTATGCTCG ATGATATCAGTTCCAATATTCAGAGTTCTCATGATGCAACTGCACGCGCTGCTCAGCAACTCACCAAGGCATCGAAAATCCAACCATGTAATTCGTCTATG AGCTGTTTGTTGGTGGTGATATTTGGGGTCATCCTGCTTATTATAATCGTACTAGTGGTAGCTTAA
- the LOC138894114 gene encoding uncharacterized protein, which yields MADVPGGRGAAPPVAKGRGRGTDPAFARGQGRPRVVPIVTQVDLVEDPIIEDQGEPDRVLACVVAQSSLFERNKAHRYDDLHLLVLRETVLKGGAKEVTINEDGVLRLQGLLCVPNIDALREKILEEAHSSRYSIHPSAKKMYGGLRQHYWWRLKKNDIVEYVARCLNCHKVKYEYQRSGGLHQQMVIPE from the exons atgGCAGATGTACCCGGCGgtagaggagctgctccccctgttgctaaaggtagaggccgagggaCGGATCCAGCTTTTGCCAGAGGACAAGGGCGTCCTAGAGTTGTTCCTATTGTGACACAAGTAgatctagtggaggatcctattattgaagATCAGGGTGAG CCGgatcgagttcttgcatgcgttgtggctcagtcttcattatttgagcggAACAAGGCTCATCGGTACGATGATCTGCACTTGCTGGTTCTTAGGGAGACGGTATTaaagggtggtgccaaggaggttactatcaatgaggatggtgttttgcgactccagggcctcttatgtgttcctaatattgatgcATTAAGAGAGAAGAttttagaggaggcacacagttctcggtattctattcatccaagtgctaaGAAGATGTATGGCggcctgaggcagcattattggtggcggttgAAGAAGAATGACATAGTCGAGTATGTAGcgagatgcctaaattgccataAGGTTAAGTATGAGTACCAGAGGTCAGGTGGCCTAcatcagcagatggttataccggagtga